ctctggacgactccggctCTGAattactccggacgactttgggcgattccggacgattccgaacgactcggGATAATGCAGGGTGGACTTACCttccggagtcaattccgaatttatcgaagtcggatcggagtcgattccagatttttgccagatttacccatcactagtcggCACAGGGAGTGAGAAACTTGAAGATTCAAAACCTCTTAGCCACTCTTCTACTCTTattcaaatcactcaaaagaTTGAGTATATTCATCTCTCGTGCATACCTCTGAACAGATTTGATGACAGCTGACTGAAGCTGTTGTCGAGGAGCCTTACTCGAAGCTTTATTTCGAGCTGAAATGCTTCGTCAGCGATTGCCTCATTGAAAACATTCCCTTGGAGCAGCAACTCGTCAGTGCCTGCAAGTAGCATCAAAGCTTTGAGTAActctacacatacacaacaagAAGCGCATTCTTCCCCTACGTACTGCTCTCCGTTATTGCGGCCGGGTGAATTATTTGCAGAAACCTGGAATCTCTTATCTGTATCGAGTTGCCGACGATAAGCCCCTGCCAGGCCTGCGAAGCCCACGCCCCGGTCATCGTGACATTGTGCAAATGCAACTGCTCCATCTGCGCTCGCTTGAACGCATGTCGGGAGAACGACCCAACGACCGTGTCGGAAAGTAGGAACTGTTGAAAGCGGGTGCTGATGGCTAGCGATCGGATCGCTCCAATGCTGGACGCACTGAACAGCACCGACCGTATCGCCGCTCCGTGGAACACGTTGGCGGGCAGCTCATCCAGCTGGCAGCGGTCGAAGCTAAGCGTAATCGGGCCAAGTATTGGATGAGGATCGCGAGGATTCGTCACCACCTGTTGAGCGCGCGTTGGGCTATCGCTTTCAAACGCGAACGAATCCAGCGTCAACTGTGCGATGTTGACGAAGCGTATCGTGCGCGGTAGAAATGCGGCCCGTATGGAGCGGAAGGTACCGGCCGGGACGTGCAGTTGGCCACAGTTTACGATCAGTATGTCCGTTGCGACGGTAGTTGCCGGGAAGGCGGACAGGACAAATACCGCATTTCGTAGCTTGGGCTGGTGGTAGTAACGAAAGAGGCACGATGATTCATCAGCACTAGTGGCGTAACTCCAAAGCTAAATGTTGATTTTGACACCTCAACGGAATAGGGATTTGTTGAAGGTCACCTAGCTTACCTGCTGATCGACGGTGTACTCCTCACTTCGACGCGTTCGGACACTGTCGTGACAGTCGCAGCGCAGTACCCGATCGCCTATCCTTCCGTGAAACGGTTCCCAATCATTTGCGCTCCCCGGTCGACTCCACTGCGAGTTATCGATCCGTTCGCAGTGGACCGGCTGTTGGACGATATCTTCCAGCTGCTCCTGTTCACTCACTACAAAGCAACATGGAACACtcagaaacacacaaaccactGCCCAAAAGGGCCACTGGACGAGTCCCATTGCGCACTGGGCGAAAGCAATCCTCCAAAGCACGGTCGAGACGGTTCTAAACCATAGTAAACGCTCGGGCACGGCAAAAGTGCACACTGTGAAGGTTTCGAACGCGATCAGATCCGTTCTGATAACGAAGGTGTATGGCACGCTCGCTTGCCGTTACAGCGCCCATTGCCCTAAAACGCTTGCAgtgcacacgtacacaaacaacTTATCGCGGTGCGCTGCCGTATCGTACGCAACGAGGTCTTGCGATAAGATAATAAGCAAACAATCTTATTGCGCTCCCCCTGTGTCTGGTACAGAGTTGTCGCGCTACGAAACCTGCTACGAACGGTACGGTATGACTCATTCTCGTTTTGGATTTCGCAAAGCGAACGAAAAGCGCTGCGCTCGCTACACTTGTTTATACGAGTGTTGCGAGCGagaatgtttgtttgaaatctATTTTTATGACTTTAAAAAGTATGAGACGTTTTTATTGCTCTAGTACACAGATacacactttctctctctcgcactctctcgcactctctctctgtgaGCATATGTTACCGTTGCTCACGGGCGTCGTCGTCCGCCAGGGTCATATCTTCGATGCGAACCGTTTGCATGCTACTGCCGGAATGTTCCGACCGGTTACCATCGTTACCGTCCGGTTGGTCCTCCCCGCCACTACCCGACGGCACTGGGGGCGGCGGTGTGGGAGGTGGTGTGTTGCCCCTATGGGGCCGCTTCAGCTGCTTCAGCGATATTGCGTACGTGGGCGCCCCAGCGCTGCCGCCATCCATCATCGGTGGGCGAAGCATCGTTTTACGCTCCGCTTCCCCATCGATGTCGTCCTCATCCTCATCGTCCAGGTCGTCCTCCTCGGCGTTAGCTTTCCACGCGTGCCCGGTGGGACGTATCACGTCCGGCAGGTTGCCCTCAGCGCCGGCCGGATTGCGCTGCACCGTAGCATCGCCAATCGCGTACGGGCTGATCAGGTTTCGATTGTCTACCGGGGTGGGGGAGATAGAAAAACGGTTAATAATGCttttaatgcttttaaaatgtgtgtgtgtttttgtggccCAGAAAACTTACCACCTCGGTGTGCTTGCGGCAAGCGCTGCCCGTGCAGGACGGGCTCGGAATAGATGCCCTCGGGCACGACGGTCACCGCACCGTGATCGAGCGGTGCCGCATAGTCGCCGAGCAGCCGCGGCGCTCCCCTGTTCGGTTGCAGCTCGTCGTAGATGTGTCCGAGCAGCTCGTCATTGTTATCACTGTTTGGTCGGGCGCGTTCGGCCAGTtccggcgctgctgctgctgctgctacgacCGGTGGTCCAAGTTGCCGGAACAGAACGTCATTGAGGGCGACGATCTGTGTGCCACCGATTTCGTGGCGCTTCAGGCTGTCGAGGATGGTGCCGATCAGCCGCACCTTATCCTTCTCCTCGACGACGCCGCTGCCACCGTTCTGGGCAAGCAGCTCCTGCATCGGTGTGTTAATTTTGCTCCAAACGTCCGGCCCGTACGCTTCCCTGATCCAGCTGAGCGCGTTCGAGATGATGCGCCGATCGGCCGGCGTGAACGGGCAGCGATTGAGCGACGCGGAACGGAACGTGCCCTGCCGCGAGCCGACTGTTTGCGCTGTCatggtttggtggtggtggtgttggtgttgcGTTTCCGAGCTTGCCCGGCGCCGACCAATGCATATCACTAAAATTGCTGCTACAGCTATAACCAAAGCCACCGAAGCAATGGAAATTGAAAACACATGTTCCTGTAGGAAGCTAACGTTGCCACCGTCGCCCAGTGAATCGATCTTGTCCAGCGGTATCAGTGGTGGCGGTTTGCGATTCGCCGCATCCTCGCCGCTCGCCGCATACGAGGAGCACTTCTTTGAGCCGTTCTTTTGGCAAAACTCCGTCAGGAAGTAGTGCACGTTCACCTGGCCACCGGTGGAGGACGGTGAAGTGGTATCGTTGTGCAGTGGTGGACCATCGCTGCGATTAAAGCAGTACCGCAGGCTTTCCTCCACCTGACACGAAACGCTCGACGTGACGGCGGACGGCAGCGATGCATGGCCCGCCAGCCCGAACAGCTTGCTCAGCCACCCGCCGTACTCGCAGTCACACTCGCGCCCGAAGTGAACCGACCCCACCCGGCAGCTGGTGCGTCCGAAGGTAAAACTGTCCGGCAGCGCGTTGGTGATCGTGTTGTTGCCAAAGTAGCAGTCCACCCCGTCCGTCCGGTCCGTGCGTTTGCGGTCCTTCAGCAGGATGCCGTTGAACTCGCCGAACGAGTTGCCCGCGATCGTTACGTTGACCCAGTCGCGCGGATGAAGCCATTCCTTGCCGGTGCGTATAATGTGATTCCCCACCACCAGCGTGTTCACGCCGGTGAAGGTAAAAGCGCCCGCAGCAATGTCGTcgattctgtgtgtgtgtgagagaagaCCCACGTTGTAATGAGTTAGGTCAACATTCTTATCGTTGTAATTAAGATATCTTTTTTACACTATTTGTACAAACTTACGTGTTACCGTCGAGCACCAAATTGTTCAGCCCGCTACCGTTAACAAACTGCCGCTCGATGCTGTGTATGTAGCAGCCGCGGAAGATGAGCGAATCGGTTAGCAGGCGCTCCGTTACCGCCCTTGCCCGCAGGCTCGCCAGCCGGCAGGCGACGAACTCGACGTGCTCTATCTCGTTCGCGTCGAGCGCGTGCGACGTGATCTCGCTAATGTTGCACTCCCTAAAGCTTAGCAGCCGGAAGGAAACGCCCAGCTTGGGCAGACTTTCGATGGTGGTGCGAAGAATTTCCACCTACCCTCacggggggtgggggggagaGGGAGTTTTTGTGTTAAAAAGATGCGTTACAAAGGCGTTACAGGGGCGTTTTTTTGCTGATCACACTTACCCGGGACGAGGTGGAGCCACTGAACGCGTTCGGCTCGATGTGCAGATTGTTCACGTCCTGGATGAACAGTTCCGCCTCGCTCACCGATAGGAACTCCGTCTTGAGCAGCACATCGTTGACGTGCGTGATGTTTAGCAGATGTGGCCCTGGCGGCAAAGCAAGCAGACAATAATTGGCAATTAATTAATCAGTTTATagtgagggtgtgtgtgtgtgtgtccgtggaCATCGAAACACTTACGGCACGATATGTTTCGATGCATCACCACCCGGCCCACGTTCGCGATCAAAATCTCGGGAAACTGGCCATGGTTGTTGCACAGTGCGCCCTCCTGAAACTCGACGACCGTGTCGGCGGACCCGGTCCGCGACTCGCTGCCATCGATGGACAGGTGGTTAATGTTGTTGGTCGGCTGGAAAAACTCCTTCCGAAtgatgagctgctgctgctgcccgccgGCAAGCAGTTTGATGTGCAGCGCGGTGGCACTGGCCGGCAGCTGCAGTTGGCCATCGAGCACGATCGGTTCGGCGGCCGTGTCCTCCGTCCGGTTGGCAGCACCCAGTGCACAGTCGACGGTGACAAAGTTCTGGTTGGTGCAGGTGCAGAGCCCGGAGCAGACGGAcacggcagcagcggcagtgACGACGACGGCCCTGTGGTGAAGGGTGACGACAGTTATCGctagcatcagcagcagcaatcgccGGTTTGAGTGCCCAGATTCCAtctcgcttttttttgtattattttgtactgttgttgctgttacacacacacacacacacactggtggtgatgatggcaCGGGCTGATGATGTGATACGATACAGGGGCAGATCGTTCGCTCTCGGCATCGATTGTTGTGTGTCACATTTTTGCTTGCGTGCGCTTCTGCGCTGGGTGAGTGTGTATggcgctgctactgctgctactggttTGCGCACTTAGTTTGCGCTACCAGGCGGTTGAGCTAATCGCGCAAAGAGCACTGGTTTTTGCTTTGCGCCGATGAATCACACGCGACTGGTGCTTTGTTTTGACACGGTGTGTTGTTTGACTAATAGGTATTTAGCGATGTATATCTAGCGCGTGGTGTGTGATGTGTGATTGCAAAAAACACTCCtcgattttgtaaaaaaataggTACAAAAATACCAGTACCGCACCACACAGAGACTTATCCGGACGGAATtccgtgtttttgttgttgttggacgtttgtgtgttttttctctatctttttttctttcccactAGCAAACACAAACCGCTAATGCTGAGATTTCATTACCATAACCACTTCTCCTCTGTTCCTCTGTATTGCACCTAATATTCCACTTacaatgcacacacaacaTTCTCGAGCGCACCAGcaggggtttttgttgttgtggctgctgctgtttaaAATACCGTTCACACTAAGGGCCGGAAATCGGTGCTGTGTGCCGGAATTCTGTACGCCCCGGTTAATTGTGACATGCCGCGATTTGGTTTCTGGCCCCGCACGCGTTTTGTGTACCCGCTACTAGACTGCGATCACTTTACACGCCAATTACCGTCTAATCACTGTTTTGGGGTGGAAGGGCTCTTCGCCACCgttccacatacacacactctaaTCAAGCaccagagaaagagagagagagagagaggcacgACACACCAGCAAACAGGTTCACGCACGGCGAGTGATTGGTGTGTACTTGCGCGAGACCAATTTTACGAATCGGCTCCAGCgactgtgctgctgctgctgctggccctTCGTCCgatctttttctctcttgcgCGAAGTACTGCGTATCTGGGTGCTGCTTCTtctaccaccgccaccaccgtaGCAGCCACTGACATTTTCTCACACCAACCCGGGGTGGAGGGAGGCGGCGGGGCGCCCCGCAAAAACCAGCTactagtaaaaacaaaacataaagtTGTGCGCTGCGCGATGATCATGAATATGTCAAAGTGTGTGCTGCAATCTTAGGGCAATTTCGTACGTGTTCGGACAGGCTGGAACAGGATTTTAGGGTTTTCTAATCGTACGggatgcaccaacacacacacacacacacgcaccctcTAATGGTCACTTTATCATCAACACTAAACGGTCTCAAGTGGACGGGTCACTTTGTCAGGTGCATCGTACTGCACACACGGGGAAGGGACGGACCAGACAGCAGCGCCAGTGCGACGTGAGCGAATGAATGGGCCACCGTCCAAACACCAGCAGAGCGGAGAACTGAGGCCGCACCCACTCCACCAAAGAATGGTTCCACTGCtgctgggtgtgtttgtgtgtgcgtgtgcgtgcgttacGGTTGCAtttacacactctctctcacgcacacacatacacacgctagCGCACTGTCAACggtggcaaacaaacaaaggagAATGGAGGAGTTGCGTGCGCAGATCTCGTACCCTCGCTCGCTGCAAGGGTGAGAAAATCGCTGCACGATGGCTACGGGCGTGGACATAGCTTAACGtctaataatatttaaaattaatttatttgaaaatacattccaTGGAGACATTTATTTTTGATGCGTTCGCATTCATTCTAAAGGTTTACACGTGTTTATTCATAATttagtttaattatttttatgaataaaaaaaacaaacactgtcATACTGCTTACCGCATTTGCTCGGAAACTAATGAATTGATTGGTTTGACGCATTTTACACTATTTGTTTAAACCTTTGCCGTGATGTTAGAACCGAATTGGAGACCAATTGGATCGAAACAATCATTAACAGGATTCATTTCCAAGCATTTCAAAAGCGACAAAAGTTGATTTGTCTGTATGATAGGCAATCGTTTTGAcaaaattttattattcttcCAAAATTATCTTCTTTTGGCGTTGACTATATTGTAGCCATGCTGATtccgtgatacagtcgtcaactcgcacgactctATGACACGATCATGAAGGGTTCAAATCGCGTATGGATCGTACTtcataatttgtttttgctctatattatttaaaaaaaattacaactttTCCCTGCACAATCACTTAAATTGATCCGTAGTTTGCACGAACTCTGCCATGAGAGCAATGTTCACACCTGAAACCAGAAAAGCTTATTAGGTGCTGCTTAAGAGCTACCGCCAGCCTCAAAGTAACAAAAAGGTGCTTTCTGTTCTTTTGACACttgttggttttgtgttgAACTGCGCGATGACCTTAATATCTAGTAATCGGTGACTCAAAATTTAATCAACGGTCTGATGATGAAACATAAAGTGGCAACAATCGCTATCGAAGAGGGACAATGtagatatatttttataattttttttgctcacAAACTCAAAATAACTAAACATTATTATTCCTTTCCCCCTCTTCCAGTGAGAAAAACTACGAGAAACAGTTCCTGCGGGACTTTATCTATGTAGCGGCAGGTTCACCCGGTGCACGGTTGGCTGCCTGGCTGCAGCCAGAATCCCGGCTAGATCCCAGTCGgtgtgaaattaaaattatttcccCACAAACGCCACCGCTACGGGCGGGCTGGCCATCACACTTCCGCCTGGAGACGCGGGATCAGTACGGGGAGGAGATATTCGTTCCCGGCATAAAGGTAGGCAGTCGTGTACACAAAGAATACAATGTTAAAATATCTATTATTACAACTTTTAtctgaaaataaataaaacttctcCTTTTCACGATTCCAATATACGCGCAGATCGAAGTAAAGGCATCCCTGCGCCGTGACACGTCTGTTAGCGCAATCACGCCAAAAGTGTCGCCCGGAACGCCGACGGCCGCCTCTACCGCGACCGCCGTGCCGCCGTCCGTGCTGTACGAGCCGACGTAcaaggagaaggagaagagcTGCCTGCAGGCAATCAGCGCGATGCGCCCGTACCACGGCTACTCGTTCGAGGAGCTGCGCCTGTACGCGGCAAGCGTGAGCAGCGCCAGCACCAcgaccaccgccaccaccgagATCTTGACGGCGAATGATTTGGGTAAAAATAAGTACGGCTTCGTCTGGACGCCGATGGTGGCGGGCGCGTACGAGCTTACGCTGCAGATCGACGgtgtgccggtggtggtggaggacgaggaggaaatCTATCGCCTCGAGGTGATTGATGCGGGTGGCGCTGGTGGCGgagcgggtggtggtggtggtggtggtggtggtggggcgggtggtggtggtacttgTGCGGGCGGAAGCGGTGCATCCGGCGGACTGCCCAAGATGCTGCACGGTGACAAGGGCCTGGTGAGTGTCGGGCAGGGGCTGAAGAAGGTGCATCCACCGACGAAGCTGCGTAAATTTCTGGCCAAGAACTCGGCCGGCTTGCGGGTGCGCCTGCACCCAACGCTGCAGTCGGAGCAGATCGGTGTCGTTCGTCCGAATGGAATTGTCGCGTACGGTGATGAGGTAAGTGTGCGGTGAATGATAGTGTGCATGAAGCGTTGGTGGATGTCTAAGTAATTGTTAGGAATATATTCTAATAACATCAGTTTATGAAATACTAGTTCATTTGGGCCAGTTAAAGGGTATTATAATTTCGGATTATTTAATCTGAACTCGAAGGTGCGTACAAATGTTTTCAACGCACTTCCCAGGTGTTTCCGTCCAGAGAAATTGATTTAGAACACTCATTGGTAATGGAACTGATACCAAATCCATACCGGCCTTGAAACTCCTGCAGAACCTATACCGGTGATGGAATTTTTGAGTAAAGTCTTGGAACAGGTCCACAATTTAGAATGCATAATGGTCTTGGAACTGATTTTGAACCATTACCGGAACTGACAAACTGATTCTGACCCCAATTGGAACTAATCCTGATCTCATATTGTTCCTGGAACTTATCCTGAATTCATgccgatcctggaactgattcgCAACCCATAACTTCCCATACCGGTACAGGAACTGTTATCGATTCCATGTCAGTCCTCGAATAGATCCCAAACCCATATCTgccctggaactgatccttaAACCATACCGATCCTAGTACTCATCCTTAACCTATATATGTGTTGGAACTGATCCGCATTTCATATCGGCCTTAGAACAGATCCTGAACCCATACGGATCTTGGAACTTATGCAGAAACCATGCCAGTTCTGAAATGTTTGTTTCATGTCTTAAAACAACTCCTGATCTCACCCACGTCTTCGAATTGATGCCCAACACATACTGGCCTTTGACATGGTCCTGACCATATATCGGTCTTGGAACTAATCTGGAACTAATTctgaacccatactggtcctggaactaATCCTGAAATCATACCGGTTCTGCAAACTGATTGTGAAGTTATATAGGACCTGTAACTTCATATATTCCAACTAACATATTCCAATTGGATTCCTCAATATCTTCTTCTCTAGATGGAAAATGATGACGGTGTTTGGGTCCGGCTGACCGCAGAATCTATCCGAGAGCACTGTCCCGCTTCCTGGTTTCCCGTCGAAGCCTGGTGCCTGCAGTACAACCAGCATCTCGGCAAAACGCTGCTCCACCCGATCGTGGACACCTGCACGACCAAGGTGCTGCTGGAGCATACGGCCGCCAAAGAGGAACCCTCAGTAGTGGACGACACGGTCGAGGACATTGAGGCAGACGACGATTGCGACGGTGAAGGTGAAGGTGAGGAGAATGAAAATACGATAAATTATGGCGATTTCCGCAAAGCAGCCACAGCCGCCCTGTCCGAAGTTGTTGGCGGTGGTGCTAAGGCTCTTCAGAAATGGTTCCACCGATCCGGCACGGAAGGCTCAATGATGGATGAAACAGGTCCCAACAAGTCACCGCATCATCAGCCACCGTCGGCCAGTTTGtctcagcagcaacaacctcAGTCCAACACACAAACTCAACCACAGCAACCGGATCTGCAGCAGCAATCGTTCCAGCAGCATCTTCCCAAGCGCGCTCTGTCACCTTCGGTTGCGGAAACGTTGCGTGCCGTGTTTGCCGCCTTCCTATGGCACGAAGGGCTCGTGCACGATGCGATGGCGTGTGCTTCGTTTCTCAAGTTCCATCCAACCATCTCGAAGACGGCTGGGATTGGGCTTGGGCCCGGTGCGGTTGCAATGGCCAATCAGTCCAGCGAATTGCCCATCCCGGCGGTGCTAACCCGCGAACAGAAGGTGCTGCAGCGTCACTCGGTCGAGTTTTCCAACGCCACGCTCGATGCGCTGGAACGGAGCGGCAATCGGTGTATCATGAACCGAAGGCATCGTGGCATTGGGGGAGGATTTGCAGCTCTTGACGGGTCAAACGGGCAGTCGTCGTCGGTCGGTTCCAGTGCGGTACCGCCGGTAGCGTTGCGCTGTCTGGTGCATCTTTGGGATCAGTTAGGCTCAAACTTTGTGCAGCTGGTCGAAACCAACTCGAACGACAAGCGCAATGATGATGGGAAGGAATGTGGTCCGATTCCAGGTACCGGGTCCGGTACTGGGACGGTAGCAATAGCACCTTCAAGCGCTGCTCCCCTGGTAGCCAGCAAAAGTGGACTCACGCTGGCAGCGACGGCCGGCACAGGTACGACAGCGGCAGCCGCTTCCACAACGGCTCCGGCGAACGGTGCAGCGGCGGACGGTAGTTACTGTGAACTTTGTCGCACCATACTTCACTCCATCCCGGTGACGTACCACATGCGGCTGGCCCATCCCGGCTGTGGACGGCCGGCCGGTGGTCAAGGCTACAATTCCAACGGCGTTTACTGTGAAGGCTGGGCCGGTGACTGTGGCGATGGTGGCCATGGTGTGTCGAGCTGGTATCTTCTATGCGAGGCCTGCAGGAAGCGGTACGAAGGTACTACCCCTGTGCCACTGCCGGTCGGACCACAAGCAGCTCTATCGGCTGCAGCGGAGCGAAGAAACGAACCGCCACGATCGACACTGCCTTCGGAGCTGTTTGCAATGATGAAGGAGAATGCGTTCTTCTTGCTGGATCTTGCTCCTGTGGAGTCGTCCGCGTGTAGTGGCAATGCAGCGGGAAGCAGTGAGGCGTCCCTTACCGAAGTAACGGATGCATCGGAATGGCCCACACCATCCGATCGGCCAGCCTGCCTCAGTACGTTTGTGGATTCGGAGGGT
This genomic interval from Anopheles merus strain MAF chromosome 3L, AmerM5.1, whole genome shotgun sequence contains the following:
- the LOC121599151 gene encoding uncharacterized protein LOC121599151, translating into MGLVQWPFWAVVCVFLSVPCCFVVSEQEQLEDIVQQPVHCERIDNSQWSRPGSANDWEPFHGRIGDRVLRCDCHDSVRTRRSEEYTVDQQPKLRNAVFVLSAFPATTVATDILIVNCGQLHVPAGTFRSIRAAFLPRTIRFVNIAQLTLDSFAFESDSPTRAQQVVTNPRDPHPILGPITLSFDRCQLDELPANVFHGAAIRSVLFSASSIGAIRSLAISTRFQQFLLSDTVVGSFSRHAFKRAQMEQLHLHNVTMTGAWASQAWQGLIVGNSIQIRDSRFLQIIHPAAITESSTDELLLQGNVFNEAIADEAFQLEIKLRVRLLDNSFSQLSSNLFRGIRISNETAWNAQPDILLERNLIDTFTITTDTSSFLVFPRNFSISLQAFRIAQLATCESTNVTFPAWSEIFFLQPFATTPRDHPDSYISVEQYRTQEGCDSEDNRLLIIILATLLGVTVLGGAIGGFLCWRHYRRKEQMLILEQKVVQPRTYRETQILLKLETVGTLKTDF
- the LOC121599150 gene encoding uncharacterized protein LOC121599150 — protein: MESGHSNRRLLLLMLAITVVTLHHRAVVVTAAAAVSVCSGLCTCTNQNFVTVDCALGAANRTEDTAAEPIVLDGQLQLPASATALHIKLLAGGQQQQLIIRKEFFQPTNNINHLSIDGSESRTGSADTVVEFQEGALCNNHGQFPEILIANVGRVVMHRNISCRPHLLNITHVNDVLLKTEFLSVSEAELFIQDVNNLHIEPNAFSGSTSSRVEILRTTIESLPKLGVSFRLLSFRECNISEITSHALDANEIEHVEFVACRLASLRARAVTERLLTDSLIFRGCYIHSIERQFVNGSGLNNLVLDGNTIDDIAAGAFTFTGVNTLVVGNHIIRTGKEWLHPRDWVNVTIAGNSFGEFNGILLKDRKRTDRTDGVDCYFGNNTITNALPDSFTFGRTSCRVGSVHFGRECDCEYGGWLSKLFGLAGHASLPSAVTSSVSCQVEESLRYCFNRSDGPPLHNDTTSPSSTGGQVNVHYFLTEFCQKNGSKKCSSYAASGEDAANRKPPPLIPLDKIDSLGDGGNVSFLQEHVFSISIASVALVIAVAAILVICIGRRRASSETQHQHHHHQTMTAQTVGSRQGTFRSASLNRCPFTPADRRIISNALSWIREAYGPDVWSKINTPMQELLAQNGGSGVVEEKDKVRLIGTILDSLKRHEIGGTQIVALNDVLFRQLGPPVVAAAAAAPELAERARPNSDNNDELLGHIYDELQPNRGAPRLLGDYAAPLDHGAVTVVPEGIYSEPVLHGQRLPQAHRGDNRNLISPYAIGDATVQRNPAGAEGNLPDVIRPTGHAWKANAEEDDLDDEDEDDIDGEAERKTMLRPPMMDGGSAGAPTYAISLKQLKRPHRGNTPPPTPPPPVPSGSGGEDQPDGNDGNRSEHSGSSMQTVRIEDMTLADDDAREQR